From Apium graveolens cultivar Ventura chromosome 9, ASM990537v1, whole genome shotgun sequence, the proteins below share one genomic window:
- the LOC141687352 gene encoding uncharacterized protein LOC141687352 isoform X2, translated as MIIMVLPGEYRLSSFVAKLERAPELLLLPTYVDVNVNVNRPLLNVRFHQIVVSNGAKNYITQDVLASIAQVMRLRQTKAQSKS; from the exons GTTTTACCAGGTGAGTATCGCTTGTCATCTTTTGTAGCCAAGCTTGAGCGTGCACCAGAGCTCTTGCTTTTGCCTACTTATGTCGATGTCAATGTCAATGTCAACAGACCATTACTAAATGTCAGATTCCATCAG ATTGTTGTCAGTAATGGAGCAAAGAATTATATAACTCAAGATGTTCTTGCGTCTATTGCCCAAGTGATGAG GCTAAGGCAAACTAAGGCACAGTCAAAGAGTTAA